In a single window of the Nilaparvata lugens isolate BPH chromosome 1, ASM1435652v1, whole genome shotgun sequence genome:
- the LOC111060507 gene encoding solute carrier organic anion transporter family member 1B2 isoform X1 — MSGFSVNAVTILQDLKQKTNPLRTESVIGMVSGSFDTTTGVLDCGYICNGYVLCSRFGRFAKPRLFFIIFILLGVVHGAVETILTKTILSSDPVIPYRITKWIVVGSEVLQVVCALPIVFWGSRKRRPQWLAACTGALAAAGFLFASYLLSEYSADSKRSQYRTQKDTLLCNIWLDNIILKKWSWYWLTVLALFLLHFATGISRIAYWSLGIAYVDDNSLPRSSPFAIGFILAIKQFGAFTGLFISYFSTTNFYNGFCWLGVSIVVLIVAFLIGMFPTKMIDNEFRNASYSDEDTGYFASLKRIFTNKVIILNGSAMILVLTVVVNASAIEDEYIESVFYVPSSYYSLFNSILSWRYLFSILKPSVAAFAMLISGWLIHRIRPRSTILCIWSVMCLCVAAASMFSLIFLRCSGTPIHHEDSRKDLLEYCNKDCDCNQVPFTPVCSEYDQFVFYSPCHAGCSSSQGTGQHRVFLDCQCVSSHSVRGGHCTRGKCSIFYYIYQIMTLIITAAISSGFIGCLVVCLRGVLPTDKSSAIGVIAIISGFAARAPFKFLYDFVTNFGCIYLVGDLCKMYNSEKLTTYFHLLNICLLLIAAGILSLMCFLVEDIALYESVITRASRNKQNVSEPDADGREMTDFRSQLNQALKNRREVAAEEQQLLGERRSSMSSKQFSENDPAPANDQPPQQLQQHQRASQGVENGRNSFILNDETPNSLDKLRPSTSNQSSNNRDSRPKVLPKPIILSKPSTSTFKAQNLPSTSSNGLSPSPTPHPTDVKPERCLTTPL; from the exons atgAGTGGTTTTTCAGTAAACGCTGTTACAATTCTTCAAGACTTGAAACAGAAG ACTAATCCGTTGAGAACTGAATCAGTTATTGGAATGGTATCTGGAAGCTTTGATACTACTACTGGAGTCTTAGATTGTGG GTATATCTGCAATGGTTATGTGCTTTGCAGTAGATTTGGAAGGTTTGCCAAGCCTCGACTgtttttcatcatcttcattctACTGGGTGTTGTCCATGGTGCAGTCGAGACTATTCTGACGAAGACAATTCTCTCCAGTGACCCAGTCATTCCATACAGAATCACAA AATGGATAGTTGTTGGGAGTGAAGTATTGCAGGTTGTTTGTGCCCTGCCGATAGTGTTTTGGGGATCGCGCAAGAGGCGGCCACAATGGCTGGCTGCCTGCACGGGAGCACTTGCTGCAGCTGGCTTCCTGTTCGCTTCCTATCTATTGAGTGAATACAGTGCCGACTCAAAACGCAGCCAATACCGGACTCAGAAAG ATACGTTACTTTGTAATATTTGGCTCGACAATATAATCCTAAAAAAATGGAGCTGGTACTGGTTGACAGTTCTTGCATTGTTTCTACTTCATTTTGCGACCGGTATCAGCAGGATTGCCTACTGGTCTCTTGGTATTGCATATGTAGATGACAATTCTCTGCCTCGGAGTAGTCCTTTTGCTATTG GCTTCATATTGGCTATTAAACAGTTTGGTGCATTCACAGGACTTTTTATTTCATACTTCAGTACAACTAATTTCTACAATGGCTTTTGCTGGCTTG GCGTTTCCATTGTTGTTCTGATAGTTGCGTTTCTGATTGGAATGTTCCCAACAAAAATGATTGACAATGAATTTAGGAACGCCAGCTATTCCGATGAAGATACAG GGTACTTTGCTTCACTAAAAAGAATCTTCACTAACAAAGTAATCATCCTAAATGGATCAGCTATGATTCTGGTTTTGACAGTCGTAGTGAATGCTTCAGCGATAGAAGATGAATATATAGAATCAGTTTTCTACGTTCCATCATCgtattactcacttttcaattcaatattatcgTGGAGATATCTATTCA GTATTCTAAAGCCATCAGTTGCAGCATTTGCCATGTTGATCTCTGGATGGTTGATCCATCGGATTCGCCCGCGGTCGACCATTCTGTGCATCTGGAGTGTGATGTGTTTGTGTGTGGCCGCCGCATCTATGTTTTCTCTCATCTTTTTGAGGTGCTCGGGAACTCCTATTCATCATGAAGATTCCAG GAAGGACCTATTAGAATACTGCAACAAAGACTGCGACTGCAATCAAGTGCCTTTCACTCCGGTGTGCAGTGAATATGATCAATTTGTTTTCTACTCGCCCTGTCATGCTGGCTGCTCCTCGTCACAAGGCACTGGCCAACATAGG GTTTTCTTGGACTGCCAATGCGTATCTTCTCACTCAGTCCGAGGAGGTCACTGCACCAGAGGCAAATGCAGCATCTTCTACTATATTTATCAGATTATGACATTGATAATCACAGCCGCTATCTCAAGTGGCTTCATTGGCTGTCTTGTGGTTTGCCTAAG agGCGTATTACCAACAGATAAGTCATCTGCGATTGGTGTGATAGCAATTATTTCTGGATTTGCTGCAAGAGCTCCTTTCAAGTTTCTATATGACTTTGTTACAA ATTTCGGATGTATTTACTTGGTTGGAGATTTATGCAAAatgtataattctgaaaaacTTACAACCTATTTTCATCTTCTGAATATTT GTCTTCTTCTGATAGCAGCTGGCATTCTATCACTGATGTGCTTTTTGGTAGAGGACATTGCCTTGTACGAGAGTGTCATTACAAGAGCGTCTCGTAACAAGCAGAACGTAAGTGAACCAGATGCAGATGGTAGAGAAATGACAgatttcaggtcgcaactgaatCAAGCGCTTAAAAATCGTAGGGAGGTCGCAGCTGAAGAACAGCAACTTCTCGGTGAAAGAAG GAGCTCCATGAGTTCCAAACAGTTCAGCGAAAACGATCCAGCTCCGGCCAACGATCAGCCTCCCCAACAGCTACAGCAACACCAAAGAGCTTCGCAAGGCGTTGAAAACGGCAGAAACAGCTTCATTCTCAACGATGAAACGCCTAATAGTTTGGACAAGTTACGTCCATCGACAAGCAATCAATCCTCAAATAATAGAGACTCTAGGCCAAAAGTTCTGCCAAAGCCAATTATATTGTCTAAGCCATCTACTTCGACATTCAAAGCACAAAACCTGCCTTCGACCTCATCCAATGGTCTGTCGCCGTCACCAACTCCTCATCCAACTGACGTAAAGCCAGAGCGCTGTCTCACTACACCTCTTTAG